In Prevotella sp. oral taxon 475, one DNA window encodes the following:
- a CDS encoding TonB-dependent receptor produces the protein MREKFRQETRRWQLLQRSVSALLLMAPLGMFAAPTGSDRLANVCYSVAAEQQTVGSVLGYIEKNSNYVFLYNAEVQKLLNNKVSVALGNRPAMDILKDLCRAAGLTFRTSGNQITLTADKHSSTSKSEKTGQRTISGTVTDAAGEPIVGATISEKGGRNGATTNINGEFSLEVNTDNLLTISYVGFTPQTLKPREGMHVTLKEEAKGLDEVVVIGYGTKKKANLIGAVSLVTSDELKDRPVSSVGQMLQGQVPNLNISFGSGMPGEATKLNIRGATSLKNTGAPLVLIDGVEGDIDRINPNDIESISVLKDAASAAIYGARAGFGVIIITTKSNKDGQAHITYNGRFSFSAPTTKTQFMTNGYETAKLVDTFFNATSGSSYSKLTADDYKELEARRYDTVENPARPWVKVGTDGRYHYYGNFDWYNYLFDFSQPTWSHNLSINGGNSKMNYMLSGGMNDRDGVYALSNDKYRTRTLMAKFNAEVTPWLSIFSSASLFKSKYHQAGYDFEGGGNVGNLTFHAMPWLVPVNPDGTNVYTLPNTSDKPADGFAAMLRTGNGFTSVNKTEQTYAVGGVLKLMEGLELTGKMTYRTFVKDKLARTANFQYSERPSVIQTANTGFFGNRLKDGRTTSDIYVYDLYGNYHKTFAEAHNLTVMAGMNYEKGSFKWVEPSGNDLLSETLNDLALSVGAKNVKAWRNEYALLGYFGRLSYDYLGKYIAEVNMRYDGTSRFKSSDRWGFFPSMALGWRISEEQFFTSLKPTISNLKLRFSVGSLGNQVTDGYTNPYYPYIRTISLENTTKFNYIFDNAQTVYAKIGAPVSGSLTWETVVTKNVGLDLGLLNNRLGLTLDVYRRNTKDMLATSLTLPAVYGYSVPLENNGELRTTGFELAVSWNDKFLLAGKPFYYGVTASLADSKSKLVKYKGNETKVLGSYYEGMEWGEIWGYRVEGIYQTDAEVAARGVDQSFLGSKFSNKAGDLIFSDLDGNNKINNGKGTLEDHGDLVKLGNSQPRYHYGFSLNLSWYGFDMSMFWQGIGKQHVYPGDNNMMFWGPYARAYSSFIPKDFPEKVWSTENPNAYFPRAGQDQARWFTMSKVNDRYLQNVAYCRLKNFTVGYTLPKTLTKKAYLEKVRLYFSGENLLTTTKLKSDYLDPEQMTTDRNGRVYPFSKTFSFGLDVSF, from the coding sequence ATGCGAGAGAAATTCAGACAAGAAACAAGGCGTTGGCAACTGTTGCAACGCTCTGTGTCGGCATTGCTGTTGATGGCACCTTTGGGAATGTTTGCTGCTCCCACGGGCTCCGATCGGTTGGCGAATGTTTGTTATTCTGTTGCCGCAGAGCAACAGACAGTGGGCAGTGTGCTCGGTTATATCGAGAAGAATAGCAACTATGTCTTCTTGTATAATGCAGAGGTTCAAAAACTGCTGAACAATAAAGTGTCTGTGGCACTGGGCAATCGACCCGCGATGGACATTTTGAAAGATCTTTGTAGGGCTGCGGGATTGACTTTCCGTACATCGGGAAATCAAATCACCCTGACAGCGGACAAGCATTCGTCGACATCGAAAAGCGAAAAGACGGGACAACGAACCATCTCGGGAACGGTGACCGACGCTGCCGGAGAACCTATCGTCGGAGCTACCATCTCGGAGAAAGGAGGACGCAACGGCGCAACAACCAATATCAACGGAGAGTTCTCTCTGGAGGTGAATACCGATAATCTGCTCACCATTTCTTACGTGGGATTTACTCCGCAGACGCTGAAACCGCGCGAGGGTATGCACGTTACGCTGAAAGAAGAGGCGAAAGGATTGGACGAAGTGGTGGTGATCGGCTATGGTACCAAGAAAAAGGCGAACCTCATTGGGGCGGTTAGTTTGGTAACTTCCGATGAACTGAAAGACCGTCCTGTAAGCAGTGTTGGTCAGATGTTGCAGGGTCAAGTGCCCAACCTCAATATTTCGTTCGGCTCGGGTATGCCCGGCGAAGCTACCAAACTGAACATCCGTGGAGCCACTTCGCTGAAGAATACGGGTGCTCCACTGGTGCTCATCGATGGTGTTGAGGGTGACATCGATAGGATCAATCCCAACGATATCGAGTCGATTTCGGTTTTGAAGGATGCCGCTTCGGCCGCCATCTACGGAGCTCGTGCTGGCTTTGGCGTGATTATCATCACGACGAAATCTAACAAAGACGGTCAGGCACACATTACTTATAATGGACGGTTTAGCTTCTCTGCTCCTACGACGAAAACCCAATTCATGACCAATGGTTATGAAACTGCTAAGTTGGTAGATACGTTCTTCAATGCTACCTCGGGCAGCAGTTATTCTAAACTCACAGCCGACGACTACAAAGAACTGGAAGCTCGCCGGTATGACACGGTGGAAAACCCTGCTCGTCCCTGGGTAAAGGTGGGTACAGATGGTCGTTATCACTACTACGGAAACTTCGATTGGTACAACTATCTCTTCGATTTTTCACAGCCCACATGGAGCCATAACCTCAGTATCAATGGCGGTAACAGCAAGATGAACTACATGTTGAGTGGCGGAATGAACGATAGAGATGGCGTTTATGCCCTCAGTAACGATAAATATCGTACGCGTACGCTCATGGCGAAGTTCAATGCGGAGGTCACTCCCTGGTTGAGCATCTTCAGTAGTGCGTCGTTGTTCAAGTCGAAATACCATCAGGCAGGTTATGACTTCGAAGGAGGCGGCAACGTGGGCAACCTTACTTTCCACGCCATGCCTTGGCTCGTACCCGTCAATCCCGATGGAACGAACGTCTATACGTTGCCCAATACCAGCGATAAACCTGCCGATGGATTCGCTGCGATGCTGCGTACCGGCAATGGCTTTACCTCGGTGAACAAGACCGAACAGACCTATGCCGTGGGCGGTGTCTTAAAGTTGATGGAGGGATTGGAGCTGACCGGTAAGATGACTTATCGCACTTTCGTGAAGGATAAGTTGGCACGTACGGCCAATTTCCAATACTCCGAGCGACCGAGCGTGATTCAAACGGCTAATACTGGCTTCTTTGGCAATCGCCTGAAGGATGGCAGAACGACGAGTGATATTTACGTTTACGACCTTTATGGCAACTATCACAAGACTTTTGCAGAGGCTCATAACCTCACCGTTATGGCGGGTATGAACTACGAAAAGGGAAGTTTCAAATGGGTAGAACCCTCGGGCAACGACCTGCTCTCTGAAACACTGAACGACCTGGCCTTGTCTGTAGGAGCCAAAAATGTGAAGGCTTGGCGCAACGAATACGCACTGCTGGGTTACTTCGGACGATTGAGCTACGACTATTTAGGTAAGTATATTGCCGAAGTCAACATGCGTTACGACGGCACTTCGCGTTTTAAGAGCAGCGATAGATGGGGCTTCTTCCCCTCGATGGCTTTGGGTTGGCGCATCAGTGAAGAGCAGTTCTTCACCTCATTAAAGCCCACCATCAGCAACTTGAAGCTACGTTTCTCGGTAGGTTCGCTGGGCAATCAGGTGACGGATGGTTACACCAATCCTTACTATCCCTATATTCGTACGATCTCATTGGAGAACACCACGAAGTTCAATTATATCTTTGACAACGCCCAAACCGTCTATGCCAAGATCGGTGCACCCGTCTCTGGCAGTCTGACTTGGGAGACTGTAGTGACCAAAAATGTGGGTCTCGACCTCGGTTTGCTCAACAACCGACTCGGACTTACCCTTGATGTCTATCGCCGTAACACCAAAGACATGTTGGCAACATCGCTCACGCTGCCTGCCGTTTATGGTTATTCGGTTCCTTTAGAGAACAATGGCGAACTGCGCACTACGGGTTTCGAACTCGCTGTTAGCTGGAACGATAAGTTCCTTTTGGCCGGAAAGCCTTTCTATTATGGTGTCACTGCGAGTCTGGCCGACAGTAAATCGAAACTCGTCAAGTATAAAGGCAACGAAACAAAGGTGCTTGGCAGTTACTATGAAGGTATGGAATGGGGCGAAATTTGGGGCTATCGGGTAGAAGGAATCTACCAAACCGATGCTGAAGTAGCGGCCCGTGGCGTCGACCAATCTTTCTTAGGAAGCAAGTTTAGCAACAAAGCCGGCGACTTGATCTTTTCCGATTTGGATGGAAACAATAAGATCAACAATGGCAAAGGCACGCTCGAAGACCATGGCGACCTGGTGAAACTGGGTAATTCTCAGCCCAGATACCACTACGGTTTCTCGCTCAATCTCTCTTGGTATGGTTTCGATATGTCGATGTTCTGGCAGGGAATAGGTAAGCAACATGTCTATCCCGGCGACAACAACATGATGTTCTGGGGTCCGTATGCACGTGCTTACAGTTCGTTTATCCCCAAAGATTTCCCCGAAAAGGTGTGGTCTACGGAGAATCCCAATGCTTATTTCCCACGTGCCGGACAAGATCAGGCTCGCTGGTTTACCATGAGCAAGGTGAACGATCGCTATCTACAGAACGTGGCTTATTGCCGTTTGAAGAACTTCACTGTGGGTTATACCCTGCCCAAGACGCTGACAAAGAAGGCTTATCTTGAAAAGGTGCGCCTCTACTTCAGTGGCGAAAACCTTCTTACCACCACGAAGTTGAAGAGCGACTACTTAGATCCCGAGCAGATGACAACCGACAGAAACGGTCGCGTTTATCCCTTCTCGAAGACGTTCTCCTTCGGACTTGACGTTTCATTTTAA
- a CDS encoding RagB/SusD family nutrient uptake outer membrane protein, which produces MKKLFITPCLVAAALLTSCNLDLVPQDKLADTNYFNNRAELEAFTNGFYSSIPEAATLYGETADIIIPSTLTSEVLGTRTVPGSGGGWSWTTLSDINTFLQGSNRCPDEAARKEYQGLARFFRAYFYFDKVKHFGEVPWFDEPLSSTDGRLYAPRTARNELMTKIKEDLDNAIDNLPTAKSTYRVTKWTALALKSRVFLYEGTYRKYHGIAGYEQYLNEAASAAEAFIDNSPYGIYNEGSQPYRDLFASDNAKNTEVILARNFNLKLNIVHSANQYFFAAGTSPGVNKKIVDSYLMKNGTRFTDLAGYQTRQFYAETQNRDPRLSQTIVTPGFTRIGSSTVLPPDFSAATTAYQIIKWVSDTKSDGYNKSHNDMIIFRSAEVYLNFAEAKAELGTLTQTDLDKSIKKIRDRVGMPNLSLTAANANPDPYLSAAETGYPNVSGANKGIILEIRRERTIELLAEGFRYDDLMRWKEGKAFEKQFKGMYIPALDPVKHYVVCDLNGNGTIDNNDICIYDGSLPSKTTYTELAPIRYFRKLNTEIRLSGGTSGGNIIVHDIANGARTWNENRDYLYPIPQDQITLYGGVIQQNPNW; this is translated from the coding sequence ATGAAAAAGCTATTTATAACTCCATGTCTGGTTGCAGCGGCGTTGCTGACGAGCTGTAATCTCGACTTGGTTCCGCAAGATAAGCTTGCCGATACCAACTATTTCAATAATCGGGCAGAGCTGGAAGCCTTCACCAACGGTTTCTATTCCAGCATCCCGGAGGCTGCAACTCTGTATGGAGAGACGGCCGACATCATCATCCCCTCTACATTAACGTCCGAAGTTCTCGGAACTCGCACCGTGCCAGGTTCGGGCGGTGGATGGAGCTGGACGACCCTTTCAGACATCAATACCTTCTTGCAGGGATCCAATCGTTGTCCCGATGAGGCCGCTCGGAAGGAGTATCAGGGTCTGGCACGTTTCTTCCGGGCCTACTTCTACTTTGATAAAGTGAAGCATTTTGGCGAAGTTCCCTGGTTCGACGAGCCGTTATCCTCTACCGATGGCCGACTTTACGCACCGCGAACAGCCCGCAACGAGTTGATGACCAAGATAAAAGAAGATCTCGATAACGCCATCGACAACCTGCCAACAGCCAAGAGTACCTACCGCGTCACCAAGTGGACCGCTTTGGCTTTGAAGTCGCGCGTCTTCCTTTACGAGGGCACTTATCGCAAGTATCACGGCATAGCCGGTTACGAACAGTACCTCAATGAAGCGGCATCGGCAGCAGAAGCCTTCATCGACAACAGTCCTTACGGCATTTATAACGAAGGTTCGCAGCCCTATCGCGACCTCTTTGCCTCGGACAATGCAAAGAACACGGAAGTGATTTTGGCCCGCAACTTCAACCTGAAGCTCAACATCGTGCACAGTGCCAACCAGTATTTCTTTGCCGCAGGCACGTCTCCCGGCGTGAATAAGAAGATTGTGGACAGCTATTTGATGAAAAACGGCACGCGGTTTACCGACTTAGCCGGCTATCAAACCAGGCAGTTCTACGCCGAAACGCAGAACCGTGACCCACGTCTTTCGCAGACAATCGTTACCCCGGGCTTCACCCGTATCGGCAGTTCGACGGTGCTTCCGCCCGACTTCTCCGCAGCCACCACGGCCTATCAGATCATCAAATGGGTGAGCGATACTAAATCAGACGGTTACAACAAGTCGCACAACGACATGATCATCTTCCGTTCTGCCGAGGTGTATCTCAACTTTGCAGAGGCCAAAGCCGAGCTGGGCACATTGACACAGACCGACTTAGACAAGTCCATCAAGAAGATACGCGACCGTGTGGGCATGCCCAACCTCAGTCTCACGGCGGCCAATGCCAACCCCGACCCCTATCTCTCGGCAGCCGAAACGGGCTATCCCAATGTGAGCGGGGCCAACAAAGGCATCATCTTAGAGATTCGTCGTGAGCGCACCATCGAGCTTTTGGCAGAAGGATTCCGCTACGACGACCTGATGAGATGGAAGGAAGGAAAAGCCTTTGAGAAGCAATTCAAGGGCATGTACATTCCCGCTCTCGACCCCGTGAAGCACTATGTAGTGTGCGATCTCAACGGAAACGGCACGATAGACAACAACGATATCTGTATCTACGATGGCTCGTTGCCCAGCAAAACCACATATACAGAGCTGGCACCCATCAGGTATTTCCGTAAGTTGAACACAGAAATCCGTTTATCCGGAGGCACAAGCGGCGGCAACATCATCGTGCATGACATTGCCAACGGTGCTCGCACCTGGAACGAAAACCGCGATTATCTCTATCCCATCCCGCAAGATCAGATTACGCTCTACGGCGGTGTGATACAGCAGAACCCCAATTGGTAA
- a CDS encoding endonuclease/exonuclease/phosphatase family protein has translation MRHFLHPSLILSTLAFCALPMMGCGGSNGSTGNIPNFQPKPETETYKYEKPAGTLRLMTYNSYYCKSNTGAPAFTDENTRAFGEVIKALNPDVIAIQELDSASRERFKRYLLQDIQRVAGSDYEIVFGSAAKYDGGKIGCGVMYKKSLQPKSIRQVELPGKEARKLVIISFPQFTFVGTHLDLEARHRQSSIDLLQHELPAYDTTPIFFAGDLNDSPTWKPEDSAFPKIQTLFNIISATTGSLPGQPNVTIDYVLVDKKHASQVEVKQTSVVSKLQIDGTTKDISTVSDHYPVFVDVKLK, from the coding sequence ATGCGACATTTTCTTCACCCCTCTCTCATCCTCTCCACCCTTGCCTTTTGTGCCCTGCCCATGATGGGATGCGGTGGCAGCAACGGGTCTACGGGGAACATTCCCAACTTCCAACCCAAACCCGAAACGGAGACCTACAAGTATGAAAAACCCGCCGGCACACTGCGGCTGATGACCTACAACAGCTACTACTGCAAGAGCAACACAGGCGCACCCGCCTTTACCGACGAGAATACGCGAGCCTTTGGCGAGGTGATTAAGGCCCTGAATCCCGACGTTATCGCCATTCAAGAGCTCGACAGTGCCAGCCGTGAGCGTTTCAAGCGTTATCTTCTGCAAGACATCCAGCGAGTGGCGGGCAGCGACTACGAGATTGTTTTCGGTTCGGCAGCCAAGTACGACGGTGGTAAAATCGGCTGTGGTGTGATGTATAAAAAGAGCTTGCAGCCCAAGTCCATCCGTCAGGTAGAACTTCCTGGCAAAGAGGCGCGCAAGCTGGTTATCATCTCTTTCCCGCAGTTCACCTTCGTTGGCACGCACCTCGACTTAGAGGCGCGCCATCGGCAGAGCAGCATCGACCTGCTGCAACACGAGCTGCCGGCCTATGACACGACTCCCATCTTCTTTGCAGGCGACCTCAACGATAGTCCCACATGGAAGCCGGAAGACTCTGCTTTCCCCAAGATACAAACGCTTTTCAACATCATCAGTGCCACGACGGGCAGTCTTCCCGGTCAGCCCAACGTCACGATCGACTACGTATTGGTGGACAAAAAGCACGCCTCGCAGGTGGAAGTGAAGCAGACCAGCGTCGTATCGAAACTTCAGATCGATGGCACAACGAAAGACATCTCCACCGTTTCCGACCATTATCCCGTCTTTGTAGATGTCAAGTTGAAGTAG